In Armatimonadota bacterium, a single genomic region encodes these proteins:
- a CDS encoding N-acetylmuramoyl-L-alanine amidase, protein MAKKLCIDPGHGLGNKAPTVFDPGAISEGVSEADVVLAYALAIKFVALQRGIHVFLTRDEQSDVTPVGSRAGAARQAGCDLFISLHLNSASPSASGTETYYRDAADKKLAEVVQTAVLTALQFKDRRVKNEKQSQHPRLAVLDFSGPACLVELGFVSNANNRQKLLLRSSRLAVAHAILDAVIAAYGPLS, encoded by the coding sequence ATGGCAAAAAAACTATGCATTGACCCTGGACATGGTCTTGGAAACAAGGCCCCGACCGTATTCGACCCTGGAGCAATTTCTGAAGGCGTTTCTGAAGCAGACGTCGTCCTCGCCTATGCGCTAGCGATAAAGTTTGTTGCGCTTCAGCGAGGAATTCACGTCTTTCTGACTCGCGATGAGCAAAGTGATGTAACTCCTGTTGGATCGAGAGCCGGTGCTGCGCGGCAGGCAGGTTGCGACCTTTTCATCAGCTTGCATCTGAACTCTGCCTCTCCCTCGGCAAGCGGTACAGAAACCTACTACCGAGACGCGGCCGACAAAAAGCTTGCCGAAGTAGTTCAAACTGCCGTGCTCACGGCACTGCAGTTTAAAGACCGTAGAGTGAAAAATGAGAAGCAGTCGCAACATCCGAGATTGGCGGTACTGGATTTTTCCGGACCCGCGTGCTTAGTGGAACTAGGTTTTGTGTCGAACGCAAACAACAGGCAGAAACTCCTTCTTCGTTCGTCCAGACTTGCAGTAGCTCACGCGATTCTTGATGCTGTGATCGCCGCTTACGGGCCGCTGTCGTGA